Proteins encoded by one window of Filimonas effusa:
- a CDS encoding Omp28-related outer membrane protein — protein sequence MKRTLFSSMFACCLVAMLLSCSKGSGGSSGGGEVDPPVNPPVAKDSIYVTLSKDIVEKNGFDFVAIRIKDKAGKDITSVARFYIDGISTVDSIFIPTTVKDVKITAKRGDLPSNEVTLRVKDGGTSPYTQKVLVEDYTGTWCQYCPRAARILEAYIAKKPNCITVGIHGGGGSDPFYFTHADNLCNAYGINSFPWALVNHGSKWNEETSVLDAQFTNKWPPLGIAIQSTVSGTAITGKVKVKYATASNIPMKVMIMLVEDGLVYPQVNAYNNPNSTTNPYYGPNPIPDFVHANVLRQIGVADIYNGDAIPLDAQVKNNEWTKDFTFSTTGKTATNNAYNINVAKSRIVAYVIYGSNQFNLIGTANVQIANVGETKNYD from the coding sequence ATGAAAAGAACGCTGTTCTCTTCTATGTTCGCCTGTTGCCTGGTGGCAATGTTGCTATCCTGTTCCAAAGGAAGTGGTGGTTCCTCCGGCGGCGGGGAAGTAGATCCCCCCGTGAATCCTCCCGTTGCAAAAGATTCCATTTATGTGACTTTGTCTAAAGACATTGTAGAAAAAAATGGCTTCGACTTTGTCGCCATCCGCATCAAGGATAAGGCCGGAAAAGATATAACAAGCGTAGCCCGTTTTTATATCGATGGTATCTCCACTGTAGATAGCATCTTCATCCCTACTACCGTAAAAGACGTTAAAATAACTGCCAAAAGAGGCGACCTGCCTTCAAACGAAGTTACATTGCGGGTAAAAGACGGCGGTACCTCTCCTTATACTCAGAAAGTACTTGTTGAAGACTATACAGGCACCTGGTGCCAGTATTGCCCAAGGGCTGCACGCATCCTGGAAGCTTATATCGCAAAAAAGCCTAATTGTATTACTGTGGGCATTCACGGCGGTGGCGGTTCCGATCCTTTTTACTTTACTCATGCCGATAACCTTTGTAATGCCTATGGCATCAACAGTTTCCCCTGGGCCTTAGTTAACCACGGCAGCAAATGGAACGAAGAAACCTCCGTTCTCGACGCACAGTTCACGAACAAATGGCCTCCGCTCGGTATCGCTATTCAAAGCACAGTAAGTGGCACCGCTATTACAGGTAAAGTGAAAGTGAAATATGCAACTGCTTCCAATATTCCAATGAAAGTGATGATCATGCTTGTTGAAGATGGCCTGGTTTATCCGCAGGTAAATGCATATAACAACCCCAACTCAACAACTAATCCTTACTACGGACCTAATCCTATTCCCGACTTCGTTCATGCAAATGTGCTCCGCCAGATAGGTGTGGCCGATATCTATAATGGCGATGCAATTCCTCTTGATGCGCAGGTGAAAAATAATGAATGGACAAAAGACTTTACTTTCAGCACTACCGGTAAAACAGCTACTAACAACGCTTATAATATTAACGTAGCAAAATCAAGGATCGTTGCTTATGTGATCTATGGAAGCAACCAGTTCAACCTGATAGGTACCGCCAACGTTCAGATCGCTAATGTGGGCGAAACCAAAAACTATGACTAA
- a CDS encoding OmpA family protein: protein MKKLYIIAGIFCITATAAKSQFVYDYLKAGDNYFASADYASAANYYEKYLGNSSKTDKEEYAPYKPQSIEKKKLSVKSGREKALWQLAESYRQLNYPSKAAAAYQQLLSINTTDYPLLQFHLAAQLRALEKYAEAEAAFSAFLTSYTREDNYKKAAEREIANLKFIQKELAKPGLQYFEVIKGQGAMSSTGANYAPVWLDSATLMFTSTRPVDSLKKSSFSNQLFLLQYSQGAVAPAVTTELKAARGMEQGAASVSADGNTIYLTRWKAAGNKEAMILKAVKQDGKWSDPKPLPAIINTAGYSAQQPFVTSDNKYLFFSSNKPGGHGGFDIWYIAIDQLEKEQEPLNAGNIINSAGDEQAPYYDTDSSRLFFASNGRVGMGGFDLFSAGGEAGSFNSPVNLGYPINSVKDDIYYAKRTGAGAASSEIWLSSDRSAACCLELFRIVQHKPAPVITPQPVKEEPVVIQPVVDTTHAEVLENVYYAYDKAQLLDGSERSLDKLVAMLNANKEMIIEIGGHTDSKGSEVYNERLSLARAQSCVNYIVSKGISPERIKAQGYGASKPIAPNNNPDGSDNPDGRKLNRRTEFRILKY, encoded by the coding sequence ATGAAAAAACTATATATTATTGCCGGGATATTTTGCATCACAGCTACTGCCGCAAAATCCCAGTTTGTTTACGATTATCTGAAAGCAGGCGATAATTATTTCGCCAGCGCTGATTATGCATCTGCTGCAAACTATTACGAAAAATACCTGGGCAATAGTTCCAAAACAGATAAAGAGGAGTATGCTCCCTATAAACCCCAGTCTATTGAAAAGAAAAAACTCTCCGTGAAAAGCGGTCGTGAAAAGGCTTTATGGCAACTGGCAGAAAGCTATCGCCAACTGAATTATCCGTCTAAAGCCGCGGCTGCTTATCAGCAGTTGCTTTCAATCAACACTACAGACTATCCGCTGCTGCAGTTTCATCTTGCTGCGCAGTTAAGGGCCCTGGAAAAGTATGCAGAAGCCGAAGCGGCGTTCTCTGCCTTTCTTACAAGTTATACCCGGGAGGATAACTACAAAAAAGCTGCAGAAAGAGAAATTGCCAATCTTAAGTTTATACAAAAGGAGTTGGCCAAGCCAGGTCTGCAATATTTTGAGGTGATAAAAGGGCAGGGGGCCATGAGCAGTACGGGTGCTAATTATGCCCCCGTTTGGTTAGATTCAGCTACACTCATGTTCACCAGTACAAGACCTGTTGATAGCTTAAAGAAATCATCTTTCAGCAATCAGCTGTTTCTGCTACAATACAGCCAGGGTGCTGTAGCTCCCGCAGTGACCACTGAACTAAAAGCCGCCAGGGGAATGGAACAGGGGGCTGCATCGGTAAGTGCAGATGGCAATACCATATATCTTACCCGATGGAAAGCTGCCGGAAACAAAGAAGCGATGATCCTTAAAGCTGTAAAGCAGGATGGCAAATGGAGCGACCCCAAACCCTTGCCTGCGATCATCAATACTGCTGGTTACAGCGCACAGCAGCCTTTTGTCACTTCCGATAACAAATACCTTTTTTTCTCCAGTAATAAACCCGGGGGACACGGAGGTTTCGATATCTGGTATATAGCCATTGATCAGTTGGAAAAAGAACAGGAGCCACTCAATGCAGGTAACATAATAAATTCCGCCGGCGATGAACAGGCGCCTTATTACGATACCGATAGCAGCCGGCTGTTCTTTGCCAGCAATGGACGTGTTGGCATGGGCGGCTTTGACTTATTTAGCGCAGGGGGGGAAGCTGGTAGTTTCAATAGTCCTGTAAACCTGGGGTATCCCATTAACTCCGTAAAAGATGATATCTATTATGCAAAGCGCACCGGCGCAGGCGCTGCGTCTTCCGAAATATGGCTGAGCTCCGATAGGTCTGCAGCCTGTTGCCTCGAGCTCTTCCGCATCGTTCAACACAAACCGGCACCTGTAATTACACCACAACCTGTTAAAGAAGAACCAGTTGTAATACAGCCGGTTGTTGATACCACTCACGCCGAAGTGCTTGAAAATGTATACTACGCTTACGATAAAGCACAACTGCTCGATGGATCTGAACGCTCTCTGGATAAACTGGTTGCAATGCTTAATGCGAATAAAGAAATGATCATTGAAATTGGCGGACACACTGATAGTAAAGGTAGCGAGGTGTATAATGAACGCCTTTCATTGGCCAGGGCGCAAAGTTGCGTAAACTATATCGTTAGCAAAGGCATCAGCCCCGAAAGAATAAAAGCACAAGGCTATGGCGCTTCTAAACCAATAGCGCCCAATAATAATCCCGATGGTTCCGACAATCCGGATGGACGGAAATTAAACCGTCGCACCGAATTCCGTATTCTCAAATACTAA
- a CDS encoding PKD domain-containing protein — protein sequence MRNCLLILLFITGSCAALKAQEPSNRGTDFWVGYGHHDLMDRNSSGTAPDDDQANTQEMVLYFSAEEAANVTVTVHNTTWKRTYHVPAHAVIASDYMPKGWDLTFIDCRLVNGGTNEGLYTNHGIHITSDVPVVAYSHTFAGGTSGATMLMPVNTWGYSYLSVNTAQNGPSGSRSYNFIVASEDNTVVEITPAVPTRGGRPAGQPFQVTLNKGDIYQVMGLNPRGMEMSGTRLTAVANRFGKCYPFGAFAGSGNTTNPMACSEGRGDLFVDADMYQLFPFQAWGTRYLTAPFSNSSIPARNQFTGYKIVVSDPTTVVKVNGTALNVSTLKNNFYYHESASADLIEADKPVMVAQLMGSGALCGGGSPTLNDPDILFISPVAQGINKIGFFRNNRQTIQVNYLTLIVNNQGTGLSSLRIDGQPLSAIPSADLYTYPHPRDRNYNVIVRRWANFPLFPATPPGQCLVYSDSSFTAVTYGLGPQETYSYNAGTHINNLHARSFIHNTFNTATNWNAFTCVNTPVAISALVAYKPTAITWKLSALAGKVSPAADVTVNNPAVAETVTIDGATFYKYTLPGSYSFNDADTFYLPVVLYGDEVGNCARSEEIPLRIIVRTQPKAGFSFAATSDCAADPVAVEGLATSEEGYELQKWLWTFPGGANAEGIKQSRKIEAGIDRPVSLRSITTDGCVADTTRLISLYEPPVADFTVSGKDVCENGTYTFTPSASYEGNSAVVKWYWDFGNGVTVEANSNAAQPANYTGAAGYTVKLVAKISDACVSDTAAGKVKIYANPKLNINFPQGCLPENGSVKFDNTTSTPDGQTVTGHAWNFGDGNANPANPNTATTASPSHIFTYGNYDVKYQATTEKGCVKDTLIKAVFNQAPTFVFDPLTAVCENAAPVSVAKASVTNGVSGTGVYKGNGTSATGIFNPAQAGPGKHEIIYEFTAASGCVATASRFIEVYAVPEAAFIFTDDICEGTEMSFTSSATAPAGESITRWQWNFDGTSKETAAALPVTFVFATHGAYQVKHIVTTAHGCISKEWGQTVHVRANPVAGFNSPEAICMPNGHAKFVNTTTVADNSALKYTWNFGDGRGASVEKDPSYEYLTGGNYNVKLSVISAYGCGDDASRLTNKFYDKPVASFTMNATDFCAGASVAFADKSTAPGSALSEWHWELGNGSISSEPRPSVRYSNSGTYSVSLTVKNAQGCVSNPFLLPVTIRSNPVIDAGPSFVVKAGTMIRFNASANANYKFLWDPAIGLSSAAVLQPSLTVTESRLYHLTATNEFDCSTTDSVMVELLKAIDPPNAFTPNGDGIHDLWDIPYLSDYKDAAVAVFNRYGQQVFRTKGYATPWNGKSDGKDLPAGTYYYIINLGTGGKPLTGAVTIIK from the coding sequence ATGAGGAACTGCTTATTGATATTACTCTTTATAACAGGCTCCTGTGCTGCTTTGAAGGCACAGGAGCCTTCTAACCGTGGAACAGATTTTTGGGTAGGCTATGGCCATCATGATCTGATGGACCGTAACTCCAGTGGCACCGCTCCTGACGACGATCAGGCTAATACGCAGGAAATGGTTCTCTATTTCAGTGCCGAAGAGGCCGCAAATGTCACGGTAACCGTACATAATACAACCTGGAAAAGAACGTATCACGTGCCTGCTCATGCTGTAATAGCATCAGACTATATGCCCAAAGGATGGGACCTCACTTTTATTGACTGTCGTTTGGTGAATGGTGGTACCAACGAAGGATTATACACCAATCATGGTATTCATATCACAAGTGATGTGCCTGTGGTTGCCTATTCCCATACATTCGCCGGAGGCACTTCGGGAGCTACCATGCTTATGCCTGTAAATACCTGGGGGTATAGTTATTTGTCGGTGAATACAGCTCAGAACGGCCCCTCCGGCAGCCGCTCCTATAACTTCATTGTGGCCAGCGAAGATAATACTGTCGTTGAAATAACCCCAGCAGTGCCAACACGCGGAGGACGGCCCGCAGGCCAGCCATTCCAGGTAACTCTGAACAAAGGAGATATCTACCAGGTAATGGGACTTAACCCCAGGGGGATGGAAATGTCAGGAACTAGACTAACTGCTGTAGCCAATCGTTTTGGAAAATGTTATCCCTTCGGAGCTTTTGCTGGTAGTGGTAACACTACTAACCCTATGGCATGTTCGGAAGGACGCGGCGATCTTTTCGTGGATGCCGATATGTATCAGCTGTTTCCTTTTCAGGCCTGGGGTACAAGGTATCTTACCGCTCCCTTTTCCAACTCAAGTATACCGGCACGTAATCAGTTCACCGGCTATAAAATAGTTGTAAGCGATCCCACTACGGTGGTGAAAGTAAATGGAACTGCATTGAATGTAAGTACCCTGAAAAATAACTTCTATTACCACGAAAGTGCTTCCGCCGATTTAATTGAAGCAGATAAACCTGTAATGGTGGCACAACTCATGGGAAGCGGTGCTTTATGCGGTGGAGGTAGCCCAACCTTGAATGATCCCGATATTCTTTTTATCAGCCCGGTTGCCCAGGGAATTAATAAAATAGGCTTCTTTAGAAATAACAGGCAAACAATACAGGTAAACTATCTGACCCTCATCGTCAATAACCAGGGTACCGGACTTTCATCTTTACGTATCGATGGCCAGCCGTTATCAGCTATTCCTTCGGCAGACCTGTATACGTACCCTCATCCGCGCGACCGCAATTATAATGTGATAGTTCGCCGATGGGCAAACTTCCCATTGTTTCCTGCCACACCACCCGGGCAATGTCTGGTCTATAGCGACTCCTCTTTTACTGCCGTTACCTATGGGCTCGGTCCGCAGGAAACCTACTCGTATAATGCAGGTACACATATCAATAACCTGCATGCCAGAAGTTTTATTCACAATACATTTAATACTGCCACCAACTGGAATGCCTTTACATGTGTGAATACGCCTGTTGCTATCTCCGCATTGGTAGCTTATAAACCCACTGCTATTACATGGAAGCTGAGTGCGCTGGCCGGTAAAGTCAGTCCCGCAGCAGATGTTACAGTTAATAATCCCGCAGTGGCTGAAACGGTAACTATCGATGGCGCAACCTTCTATAAATACACGCTTCCTGGCTCTTATTCTTTTAATGATGCCGACACCTTTTATCTTCCGGTAGTGCTGTATGGAGATGAAGTGGGTAACTGCGCCAGGTCGGAGGAAATTCCACTGCGTATCATCGTGAGAACACAGCCTAAGGCGGGCTTTAGTTTTGCCGCTACATCAGACTGCGCCGCTGATCCTGTAGCGGTGGAAGGTCTTGCTACGTCGGAAGAAGGATATGAACTTCAAAAGTGGCTTTGGACTTTCCCGGGCGGCGCCAATGCAGAAGGTATTAAACAGAGCAGAAAAATAGAAGCAGGCATAGATCGGCCTGTATCGCTTAGATCTATAACTACTGATGGCTGCGTAGCAGATACAACACGCCTGATCTCGTTATATGAACCTCCGGTAGCAGACTTTACTGTTTCTGGTAAAGACGTATGCGAAAACGGAACTTATACTTTTACTCCTTCTGCAAGCTATGAAGGCAATAGCGCTGTCGTAAAATGGTATTGGGACTTTGGTAATGGCGTTACCGTAGAGGCTAACTCCAATGCTGCCCAGCCTGCAAACTACACAGGCGCTGCCGGATATACAGTTAAATTGGTGGCAAAGATCAGCGATGCCTGCGTATCAGATACTGCTGCTGGTAAAGTAAAAATATATGCCAACCCTAAATTAAATATTAACTTCCCCCAGGGGTGCCTGCCGGAAAATGGTAGTGTGAAATTTGATAATACAACATCCACGCCCGACGGACAAACCGTTACCGGTCATGCCTGGAACTTTGGAGATGGCAACGCAAACCCGGCTAATCCTAACACCGCCACAACCGCAAGCCCTTCGCATATTTTTACTTATGGTAATTACGATGTGAAATATCAGGCTACTACTGAAAAAGGATGTGTGAAAGATACTTTGATCAAGGCTGTGTTTAACCAGGCGCCTACCTTTGTATTTGATCCGCTGACCGCTGTTTGTGAGAATGCGGCTCCTGTTTCAGTTGCAAAAGCATCAGTAACCAATGGGGTTTCTGGAACGGGTGTTTACAAAGGCAATGGAACTTCGGCAACAGGTATCTTCAATCCGGCACAGGCAGGTCCCGGTAAACATGAGATTATATACGAATTTACTGCAGCTTCTGGATGTGTAGCTACTGCCTCCCGCTTTATAGAAGTATATGCCGTGCCGGAAGCTGCATTTATATTTACCGATGATATATGTGAAGGAACTGAAATGAGCTTTACTTCCAGTGCTACAGCTCCCGCCGGAGAATCAATCACGCGCTGGCAATGGAATTTTGACGGAACCAGTAAGGAAACGGCTGCTGCTTTACCTGTTACATTTGTCTTCGCTACTCATGGAGCATATCAGGTAAAACACATTGTTACTACCGCTCACGGCTGCATAAGCAAAGAGTGGGGGCAAACAGTGCATGTCCGCGCCAACCCGGTGGCAGGCTTTAATTCCCCGGAGGCTATTTGTATGCCCAATGGTCATGCGAAATTTGTTAATACAACAACTGTAGCAGATAATAGTGCATTGAAGTACACCTGGAATTTTGGTGATGGAAGAGGAGCGTCTGTTGAAAAAGATCCCTCTTATGAGTATCTGACTGGCGGTAATTATAACGTAAAACTGAGTGTGATATCTGCCTATGGCTGTGGCGATGATGCTTCCAGGCTAACCAATAAGTTTTACGACAAGCCGGTTGCCTCATTTACAATGAATGCAACAGATTTCTGTGCCGGCGCATCTGTGGCATTTGCCGATAAAAGCACTGCACCTGGATCTGCCTTGTCCGAATGGCATTGGGAACTCGGCAATGGCAGCATTTCTTCAGAACCCAGGCCTTCTGTCCGGTATAGCAATTCGGGAACCTATAGTGTATCATTGACGGTGAAGAATGCACAGGGATGCGTTTCTAATCCATTCCTCTTGCCTGTTACCATAAGGTCAAATCCGGTTATAGATGCTGGCCCTTCCTTTGTTGTGAAAGCCGGAACAATGATCCGGTTTAACGCATCTGCCAATGCTAATTATAAATTCTTATGGGATCCGGCAATTGGTTTAAGCAGCGCCGCTGTATTGCAGCCTTCGCTCACTGTTACCGAAAGCCGCTTATACCATCTCACCGCAACCAATGAATTTGATTGTTCAACTACCGACTCTGTAATGGTTGAGCTGCTTAAGGCTATCGATCCTCCCAATGCCTTTACGCCTAATGGCGATGGGATTCATGATCTCTGGGATATCCCCTACCTCTCCGATTATAAAGATGCAGCCGTTGCTGTGTTTAACAGATATGGACAACAGGTATTTCGTACAAAAGGATATGCAACACCATGGAATGGTAAATCGGATGGCAAGGACCTGCCGGCCGGAACTTACTACTATATTATTAACCTGGGAACCGGAGGAAAACCGTTAACAGGAGCGGTGACTATTATAAAGTAA
- a CDS encoding PorP/SprF family type IX secretion system membrane protein: protein MRNMYKSCLLMMLLLPLSASLKAQVDPHFSQYYMYPSWLNPALTGAFDGSYRVSGIYRTQWGGLGVPFKTYGLSAEMTTEKNLNAGLSVMRQTAGDAAYAYTTGYANVAYTGLRFGKEGMHKVYLGLQAGFIQRKFDREKMTFGSQWNYITGPTGSNSAEVLDRTAAIAFDAGAGAMYFDATPGKKANFFAGVSFSHLSQADDKFSASGNEKFPVRYTLHGGARISLSNQLSVTPNLLYMKQRTAEEKMLGAYAQYKVNDELTVMLGGNYRLKDAFSPYIGFTNKGWMLGASYDVNNSDLGKMAGSANSFEISLSFIGRKKTPTPQVEFVCPRL, encoded by the coding sequence ATGAGAAATATGTACAAATCGTGTTTGCTGATGATGTTGCTGTTACCGTTGAGCGCTTCACTTAAAGCTCAGGTAGATCCGCATTTTTCGCAGTATTACATGTATCCTTCATGGCTGAATCCGGCACTTACCGGGGCTTTTGACGGTAGTTACCGCGTATCGGGGATTTATAGAACACAGTGGGGAGGCCTGGGCGTTCCTTTTAAAACATACGGACTGTCCGCCGAAATGACGACAGAGAAAAACCTGAACGCAGGACTAAGTGTTATGCGGCAAACAGCGGGCGATGCTGCCTATGCCTATACCACCGGCTATGCCAACGTGGCTTATACCGGCTTACGCTTTGGTAAAGAAGGTATGCACAAGGTTTACCTGGGCTTACAGGCTGGTTTTATTCAAAGGAAATTTGACAGGGAGAAAATGACCTTTGGCTCCCAATGGAATTATATTACAGGCCCCACCGGCTCCAACAGCGCTGAAGTGTTGGACCGTACCGCAGCAATAGCTTTTGATGCGGGGGCCGGCGCTATGTACTTCGATGCTACGCCCGGTAAGAAGGCCAACTTCTTCGCAGGGGTATCTTTCTCTCACCTTTCACAGGCCGATGATAAGTTCAGTGCATCAGGGAATGAAAAATTCCCTGTCAGATATACGCTTCATGGTGGCGCGCGTATCAGCTTGTCTAATCAGTTGAGCGTTACTCCTAACCTGCTTTATATGAAACAACGTACGGCAGAAGAAAAAATGCTGGGCGCTTATGCCCAATATAAAGTGAACGACGAGTTAACGGTAATGCTGGGTGGTAACTATCGCCTGAAGGATGCCTTCTCTCCCTACATAGGATTCACCAATAAAGGATGGATGCTGGGCGCCAGCTACGATGTCAATAATTCTGATCTGGGCAAGATGGCCGGTTCTGCCAATAGCTTTGAAATATCGTTGTCATTCATAGGTAGGAAGAAAACGCCAACGCCACAGGTCGAATTTGTTTGCCCAAGGTTATAG